Proteins found in one Sorghum bicolor cultivar BTx623 chromosome 1, Sorghum_bicolor_NCBIv3, whole genome shotgun sequence genomic segment:
- the LOC8082621 gene encoding sarcoplasmic reticulum histidine-rich calcium-binding protein, with product MAAPAPHVAVLAVLLLLARLAAAQPTKGAKAFCISQFAIASQACSILPPSPPDEHHSHEDEEDEEDEHEGEEHHHARDRRRSSHHAAAAISISSLMARSNGSHGVSGNRTVGHHQHQGGNRTRGGHGRGRGRGRGRGGRRGRLRDGEDDHHDADDPDHDDDHKDDDQHDADDDHKDDDGHQDEDDHQDDDEDHHNTDDPDHDDDHEDKDEDEDDEEDDEDEDHDEHHHDEELRAYRDCCRWLKEVQKDCVCEALLRLPPFLVKPQHTYVVRVGRTCKITYRCGGV from the coding sequence ATGGCGGCCCCGGCGCCTCACGTCGCGGTGCtcgccgtcctcctcctcctcgcgcgCCTCGCCGCCGCGCAGCCGACCAAGGGCGCCAAGGCCTTCTGCATTAGCCAGTTCGCCATCGCCAGCCAGGCCTGCTCCATCCTGCCGCCGAGCCCACCCGACGAGCACCACAGccacgaggacgaggaggacgaAGAAGACGAGCACGAGGGCGAGGAGCACCACCATGCCCGCGACCGGCGTCGCAGCAGCCACCACGCGGCGGCCGCCATCAGCATCTCGTCCCTGATGGCGCGGAGTAACGGCAGCCACGGCGTCTCCGGGAACCGCACCGTTGGTCACCACCAACACCAGGGCGGCAACCGCACCCGCGGCGGCcacgggcgcgggcgcggtcgAGGCCGCGGGCGTGGCGGGCGCCGTGGCCGTCTGCGCGACGGCGAGGACGACCACCATGACGCCGACGATCCTGACCACGACGATGATCATAAAGACGACGACCAGCATGATGCCGACGATGATCATAAGGACGACGACGGACATCAGGACGAGGATGATCACCAAGACGAcgacgaagaccaccacaacACTGACGACCCGGACCACGACGATGACCACGAGGAcaaggacgaggacgaggacgacgaggaggacgaTGAAGATGAAGACCACGACGAACACCACCACGACGAGGAGCTCCGCGCGTACCGCGACTGCTGCCGATGGCTCAAGGAGGTGCAGAAGGACTGCGTCTGCGAGGCGCTGCTGCGGCTGCCCCCCTTCCTCGTCAAGCCGCAGCACACTTACGTGGTCAGGGTCGGGAGGACGTGCAAGATCACCTACCGCTGCGGCGGCGTCTAG